Proteins found in one Triticum aestivum cultivar Chinese Spring chromosome 4D, IWGSC CS RefSeq v2.1, whole genome shotgun sequence genomic segment:
- the LOC123096180 gene encoding uncharacterized protein: protein MEPRRLGRLVFLLCCVAAVTCSLHAGAQAQPTLRQQSQGSPHNGAVRRVLSETANRSHSDLSRRTRRIDPLDGLRKYEGGFNITNNHYWSSTIFTGRSGYIIGALWLIAGIIFAGFLLASKIFFAKSNERERDGVIDDFLDRCHLVSVILIILLAVFAIVASAIALQGAVRFHSRAESIKDIVGRTALEATATIYNITGAIEKMQNISKLYNISSQSFDHLNSTVKALNSEAVEIQAKAEKNMRLVSKGINTLELVIILTVTLNLVAVLVLLVGRPLRLQKLYYMCIALCWVLTVLFWMYFGLYYFLDKFAGDTCAALEEYQLNPKNSTLGAIIPCSEKMSGSVILHDVGAGIHDIIDQVNSNIYMIKSEYTVKQLDYICNPFAGPPGYRYRPENRASGAATIGDIPQILRRLTCSELGGGANCAPADLSSAIDYDKVQTYTSSIQNVLDIFPGTERLVSCELVKAGFADIVGNQCAPLRRGARATWAALAALSMAMALLVLASAACGGVGGSRHAGDDRHSVRHLTSSSNSEVSETEFAEMPAKKVRVKIVGP, encoded by the exons ATGGAACCGAGGAGGCTTGGACGGTTAGTGTTTCTGCTCTGCTGCGTTGCGGCCGTCACATGCAGTCTGCACGCGGGAGCTCAGGCCCAACCCACTCTACGACAACAATCCCAAGGCTCACCCCACAATGGAGCAG TGCGTAGGGTGTTGTCGGAGACGGCGAACAGATCGCACAGCGACCTTTCGAGAAGGACGAGAAGAATCGATCCTCTTGATGGCTTGAGGAAGTATGAGGGAGGGTTCAACATCACAAACAATCATTACTGGAGT TCGACCATATTTACAGGTAGATCTGGATACATCATTGGTGCATTATGGCTTATTGCTGGTATCATTTTTGCGGGCTTCCTTCTTGCCTCGAAGATTTTCTTCGCCAAAAGTAACGAAAGAGAAAGAGACGGTGTCATCGATGATTTTCTTGACAGATGCCATCTTGTGTCTGTCATACTTATCATTCTTCTTGCAGTTTTTGCCAT AGTTGCATCGGCGATCGCGCTTCAGGGCGCCGTACGATTTCATTCTAGAGCAGAGTCCATCAAAGATATCGTCGGGAGGACAGCGCTTGAAGCGACAGCGACGATTTACAACATCACAGGAGCCATTGAGAAGATGCAGAACATATCGAAGCTATACAACATTAGTAGCCAATCCTTTGATCATCTGAATTCCACGGTAAAGGCACTGAACTCTGAAGCCGTGGAAATTCAGGCGAAGGCCGAAAAGAACATGCGCTTGGTCAGCAAAGGCATCAACACATT AGAACTTGTCATCATTTTAACCGTGACGCTGAATCTTGTCGCGGTCCTTGTCTTGCTAG TGGGAAGACCTCTGAGGCTACAGAAGTTGTACTATAT GTGCATAGCCTTGTGCTGGGTACTGACAGTCCTCTTCTGGATGTACTTCGGGCTGTACTACTTCCTCGACAAGTTCGCCGGCGACACGTGTGCGGCCCTCGAGGAGTACCAGCTGAACCCCAAGAACAGCACGCTGGGCGCCATCATACCCTGCAGCGAGAAGATGTCCGGGAGCGTCATCCTGCACGATGTTGGTGCAGGCATACATGACATCATAGACCAG GTGAATTCGAACATTTACATGATCAAGTCGGAGTACACCGTGAAGCAGCTGGACTACATCTGCAACCCGTTCGCCGGGCCGCCGGGGTACCGGTACCGGCCGGAGAACCGCGCTTCCGGCGCCGCCACCATTGGTGACATCCCTCAG ATCCTGAGGAGGCTGACGTGCTCGGAGTTGGGCGGTGGCGCCAACTGCGCGCCGGCCGACCTCTCGTCGGCGATCGACTACGACAAGGTGCAGACCTACACGAGCTCCATCCAGAACGTGCTGGACATCTTCCCGGGCACGGAGCGGCTGGTGAGCTGCGAGCTGGTGAAGGCCGGCTTCGCGGACATCGTGGGCAACCAGTGCGCGCCGCTGCGCCGCGGCGCGCGGGCGACGTGGGCCGCGCTCGCCGCCCTGTCGATGGCCATGGCACTGCTCGTGCTCGcctcggcggcgtgcggcggcgtcgGAGGGTCGCGCCACGCCGGCGACGACCGCCACTCGGTGCGGCACCTCACGTCGTCGTCCAACTCGGAGGTATCGGAGACCGAGTTCGCCGAGATGCCGGCCAAGAAGGTGCGAGTGAAGATCGTCGGGCCGTGA